The following proteins come from a genomic window of Aquimarina sp. MAR_2010_214:
- a CDS encoding YihY/virulence factor BrkB family protein, giving the protein MSKPVEDRLNKIPVINILVKIGKKLILPGFEGLSIYDLIEIYVIGIIKGTFSARASAISWSFFLSLFPFLLFLLNLIPYVPIDGFEENFFEFIKGALPKQSSDFFSGIFEDIASNPRGGLLSTVFVLSILFMTNGVNAVFSGFEYSYHVTLNRNFVRQYVVALGVSIIVASLLLITVIGTLYFSYLVDDLNKMGVVDDTVFWLTIGKYALFVFMIFVIIATLFYFGTSEGKQNKFFSPGAFMTTFLIIITTYLFGIYIDNFSNYNQLYGSIGAMLILMLYIWLNANLVLLGFELNASLNQLRKNFNS; this is encoded by the coding sequence ATGTCAAAACCTGTAGAAGATAGGCTTAATAAAATTCCTGTGATCAATATATTGGTCAAAATAGGGAAGAAACTTATTCTCCCTGGTTTTGAAGGATTATCGATATATGACCTAATAGAGATCTATGTTATCGGGATTATAAAAGGAACTTTTTCAGCTAGGGCGAGTGCAATATCATGGAGTTTTTTTCTTTCTCTATTTCCATTCTTATTGTTTCTGCTTAATTTGATTCCTTATGTGCCAATAGATGGGTTTGAGGAGAATTTTTTCGAATTTATTAAAGGAGCATTACCAAAACAATCTTCAGATTTTTTCTCTGGAATATTTGAAGATATAGCATCTAACCCTCGGGGAGGATTACTATCGACTGTTTTTGTGCTATCGATACTTTTTATGACCAATGGAGTCAATGCAGTTTTTTCTGGTTTTGAATATTCTTACCATGTAACTCTTAATAGAAATTTTGTACGGCAATATGTAGTAGCATTAGGAGTATCTATTATCGTGGCATCGTTATTGTTAATTACAGTTATAGGAACTTTATATTTTTCGTATTTGGTAGATGATCTAAATAAAATGGGAGTCGTTGATGATACTGTTTTTTGGTTAACAATAGGTAAATATGCATTATTTGTATTTATGATATTTGTTATTATTGCCACTTTATTTTATTTCGGTACCTCAGAAGGAAAACAAAATAAATTCTTTTCACCAGGTGCATTTATGACTACTTTTTTGATTATAATCACAACATATCTGTTTGGGATATATATTGATAATTTCTCAAATTATAATCAATTGTATGGTTCGATTGGGGCAATGTTGATATTAATGCTATACATATGGCTTAATGCAAATTTAGTACTACTAGGTTTTGAACTAAATGCTTCATTAAATCAACTAAGAAAGAATTTTAATTCATAA
- a CDS encoding chalcone isomerase family protein, which translates to MKKLSILFIAFFTIVSVQAQTKIGDATLPNTVKFNEENLTINGGGLREKFFFDIYAGALYLKKKNSNANAIANADETMAIKLHILSGMMSRSKMANALREGFKKSTNGNMGPYNERIERFLGYINNEIEVGQVYDMVYEKGKGSVIYKDGKEKGHVKGLDFKKALFNIWLGNKPADKGLKKEMLGS; encoded by the coding sequence ATGAAAAAACTAAGTATATTGTTTATTGCCTTTTTTACTATTGTATCTGTGCAAGCTCAAACCAAAATCGGTGATGCTACACTACCTAATACAGTAAAATTTAATGAAGAAAATTTGACAATCAATGGCGGAGGTCTTCGAGAAAAATTCTTTTTCGATATCTATGCAGGAGCACTATATCTTAAGAAAAAGAATAGTAATGCCAATGCAATAGCTAATGCAGATGAAACTATGGCAATTAAGTTACATATCCTGTCGGGTATGATGTCTAGAAGTAAAATGGCTAATGCATTACGCGAAGGGTTTAAAAAATCAACCAATGGAAATATGGGGCCTTATAATGAAAGAATAGAAAGATTTTTAGGATATATTAATAATGAAATTGAAGTAGGTCAGGTCTATGATATGGTATATGAAAAAGGAAAAGGAAGTGTAATCTATAAAGATGGTAAAGAAAAAGGACATGTTAAGGGGTTAGACTTTAAAAAAGCGCTTTTTAATATCTGGCTAGGAAATAAACCAGCAGATAAAGGACTCAAAAAAGAAATGCTTGGTAGTTAA
- a CDS encoding DUF5458 family protein, which yields MALLGKKADKNVKIENPAQELKINEEKLVKYGGFDLLEACIDDVQNMNPDRKARKKIFLTESSKKLERQKLEKTLEIWNEILSSSDDLSEMVGESEKKSEAAAESLKKNLGTALEQTRELEQSYRSVALFFKNTESQKVKNINILNAELEQLKDLDNTRFIDAVQEELVQGYDRLDLRDNYGLLIVPGYLGSNKVIEKWAKIAHENKVMMVTDFEHLDEPDDVMELFEAANLTGGDKYRSNIIMACNWLVGRGKHDEVGEDEDLFVPPSSALGGKIYKTLMSQVTAGKKFGGMNEVDGVRFDLKKGEIAQLEKLGLVPMVNEYGKVMAFSAKTLFNGDNLGLQTYSVVRVFDYVTKVLMDFLNRRAFENFNARTRKELMSQIVKFLDGITGPDKLIEDFSIKRFEQDPLQKDQIHLDIHMKPYFPAKNFMIKMDGQKGDDGSEWNSEYEQQ from the coding sequence ATGGCATTATTAGGAAAGAAAGCAGATAAAAATGTTAAAATAGAGAATCCAGCTCAGGAGCTTAAAATAAACGAAGAAAAGCTTGTAAAATACGGTGGGTTTGACCTGTTGGAAGCATGTATTGATGATGTGCAAAACATGAATCCTGATCGTAAAGCAAGAAAGAAAATATTTCTTACAGAATCTTCAAAAAAACTAGAAAGGCAAAAATTAGAGAAGACACTCGAAATATGGAATGAAATACTCTCATCTTCTGATGATTTATCAGAAATGGTTGGAGAATCAGAAAAAAAATCTGAGGCAGCAGCAGAGTCCCTTAAAAAAAACCTAGGCACTGCTTTAGAACAAACCAGAGAGCTTGAACAATCCTATAGATCTGTAGCTTTATTCTTTAAAAATACAGAATCTCAAAAAGTAAAAAATATAAATATCCTGAATGCGGAACTAGAACAACTTAAAGATCTTGATAACACAAGATTTATTGATGCTGTACAAGAAGAATTGGTTCAAGGCTATGATCGTTTAGATCTAAGGGATAATTATGGACTTTTAATTGTTCCTGGGTACTTAGGTTCTAATAAAGTTATAGAGAAATGGGCAAAAATTGCCCATGAAAACAAAGTAATGATGGTTACTGATTTTGAACATCTTGATGAACCTGATGATGTTATGGAATTGTTTGAAGCTGCTAACCTTACAGGAGGAGACAAATATCGTTCTAATATTATCATGGCATGTAATTGGCTTGTTGGTAGAGGCAAACACGATGAAGTAGGTGAAGATGAAGATTTATTTGTACCACCATCTAGTGCTCTAGGAGGTAAAATATACAAAACACTAATGTCTCAGGTTACCGCCGGTAAAAAGTTTGGTGGAATGAATGAGGTAGATGGTGTGCGTTTTGATCTTAAAAAAGGTGAAATTGCTCAACTAGAAAAATTAGGTCTGGTACCTATGGTAAATGAATACGGTAAAGTAATGGCTTTTTCTGCCAAAACTTTATTTAATGGAGATAATCTTGGGTTACAAACCTATTCTGTTGTTCGTGTATTTGATTATGTTACCAAAGTATTAATGGATTTCCTAAACAGAAGAGCTTTTGAGAACTTTAATGCCCGAACACGTAAAGAACTTATGAGTCAAATTGTAAAATTTCTTGATGGGATTACCGGACCGGATAAGCTTATAGAAGACTTTTCTATCAAACGTTTTGAGCAGGATCCTTTACAAAAGGATCAAATACATCTGGACATACACATGAAACCATATTTTCCTGCCAAGAATTTTATGATAAAAATGGATGGACAAAAAGGTGATGATGGGTCAGAATGGAATTCTGAATATGAACAACAATAA
- the nadC gene encoding carboxylating nicotinate-nucleotide diphosphorylase yields the protein MISETQFNKEIDLIITNAIREDVGDGDHSSLACIPESTTGKAKLLVKDEGVLAGVDFAKRVFNYVDPNIEIETLLEDGSPVKYGDVAFYVSGSSQSILKAERLVLNAMQRMSAIATKTNHFVTLLEGTGTKILDTRKTTPGIRALEKWAVKIGGGENHRFALYDMVMLKDNHIDFAGGITKALEKTKQYLSDRNLDLKIIVEARNLDEIKEILQTPGVYRILIDNFNYEDTREAVKLIGDSCLTESSGGINEETVRKYAECGVDYISSGALTHSVYNLDLSLKAV from the coding sequence ATGATTAGCGAAACCCAATTCAATAAAGAAATTGATTTGATAATTACCAATGCCATACGTGAAGATGTAGGAGATGGTGATCATAGTTCATTAGCATGCATTCCAGAATCTACTACCGGAAAAGCAAAACTTTTAGTTAAGGATGAAGGCGTTCTGGCTGGAGTAGATTTTGCTAAAAGAGTATTTAATTATGTAGATCCAAATATAGAAATCGAAACCTTACTAGAAGATGGTTCTCCCGTTAAATATGGAGATGTTGCTTTTTATGTTTCAGGAAGTTCACAATCTATTCTCAAAGCAGAACGATTAGTGCTTAATGCCATGCAGAGAATGAGTGCAATTGCGACCAAAACAAATCATTTTGTAACTCTTTTAGAAGGTACAGGTACAAAAATTCTAGATACTCGAAAAACAACTCCAGGAATACGGGCATTAGAAAAATGGGCAGTAAAGATTGGAGGAGGAGAGAACCATAGATTTGCACTATATGATATGGTAATGCTAAAAGATAACCATATAGATTTTGCAGGAGGAATTACCAAAGCTTTAGAAAAAACAAAGCAGTATCTTTCTGATAGAAATCTTGACCTCAAAATTATTGTTGAAGCCCGAAATCTTGATGAGATTAAAGAAATACTTCAAACACCAGGAGTATATCGAATATTAATTGATAATTTTAATTATGAAGATACTCGAGAAGCTGTGAAATTAATTGGTGATTCGTGTCTTACCGAATCCAGTGGAGGAATTAATGAAGAAACTGTTCGTAAATATGCAGAATGTGGGGTAGATTATATTAGCAGCGGTGCGCTAACACATTCTGTATATAATCTAGATTTAAGCTTGAAAGCGGTATAA
- a CDS encoding ATP-dependent Clp protease ATP-binding subunit, producing MQTLEYLLSKEVKNTIHIAQSIAKEYHNNQYNAAHLLKALLHKDVGLKDFFNQIDGDIYYFEEWSEVRIEVLPRATNIPDKIEGDKTIEAIFNEADSIKLKLGEDEITPLSLLVSICTPGVGFSYEQLKTLPLKADDILIAANTGGTSSLKNKNSISKKNISNTANKVDSGILQEYCIDKTFEAKNKALKDISGRDAAIKMIMEILGRHSKPNVLITGDPGVGKSVLLDGFSETMINGTVPDALKNAQIYELDFIHLVSGASYKSEVEDRFKKIITALKEFEKPVLLIDEINNLTDKDNGNQGLVNILKSELVKGEITFIGTVTNDAFRKHIEIDEGLSRRFEIITLEEPSEEDALTMISDTIDKYKKHHNLDIDNDTIEEAIRLSKRFNKERSLPDSAIDLIDRTMSATRYMLETTVAKVENVKKDIEAIKSIEKEEDEKISDLKWQWENLKQIFSYLLFADLGDDDNFVGIEKTENGIKKIENVLEIFLNKASIKKETIDKNDISSTIANKTGIPVGKLQADEKERLLTMEDHLKKRVIGQDHAIQTITEAILESRSGLSKPGLPIGSFFFTGPTGTGKTELAKSLAEFLFQTEEAIIRFDMSEFKEEHSAALLYGAPPGYVGYEEGGLLVNKIRQKPYSIVLFDEIEKAHPSVFDIFLQILDEGKLNDRLGKTGDFSNAVILFTSNIGSEHVIKSFTAGEIPKSTDLLEIMSRHFRPEFLGRLTEIIPFSPITKNNVVKIFEIQMKDLYKALNKQEITLELTEKAKEFLAHKGFTPKYGARPLRGIIRTELRSSLSKKIITGKISKGSLVQLDVKEEKLIWNYS from the coding sequence ATGCAAACATTAGAGTATCTACTTTCCAAAGAGGTTAAAAATACTATTCATATAGCACAATCAATTGCTAAAGAATATCATAATAATCAATATAATGCTGCACATTTATTAAAGGCTCTATTACATAAAGACGTTGGATTAAAAGATTTTTTTAATCAGATAGATGGAGATATTTACTATTTTGAAGAGTGGTCTGAGGTAAGAATAGAGGTCTTGCCTAGAGCAACTAACATACCTGATAAAATTGAAGGCGATAAAACTATTGAAGCAATTTTTAACGAAGCAGATAGCATTAAACTAAAATTAGGAGAAGATGAAATTACGCCACTCTCTTTATTAGTTTCTATTTGTACCCCTGGTGTAGGGTTTTCATATGAACAACTAAAGACTTTACCTCTCAAAGCTGATGATATTTTAATAGCAGCTAATACAGGAGGTACATCATCCTTAAAAAATAAAAACAGTATTTCTAAAAAAAATATTTCTAATACTGCTAATAAAGTTGATTCCGGAATTTTACAAGAATATTGTATAGATAAAACTTTTGAAGCAAAAAATAAGGCTTTAAAAGATATTTCGGGAAGAGATGCGGCAATAAAAATGATCATGGAGATATTGGGAAGACATTCTAAACCCAATGTACTCATTACAGGAGATCCCGGTGTTGGTAAATCAGTATTACTAGATGGTTTTTCTGAAACAATGATAAATGGTACTGTACCAGATGCTTTAAAAAATGCCCAGATTTATGAGTTGGATTTTATCCATTTAGTTTCGGGTGCTAGTTATAAAAGTGAGGTAGAAGACAGATTTAAAAAAATCATTACCGCTCTAAAAGAATTTGAAAAACCAGTTTTATTAATAGATGAAATAAATAACCTCACTGATAAAGATAATGGAAATCAAGGTTTGGTAAATATTTTAAAATCAGAACTGGTTAAGGGAGAGATTACTTTTATTGGTACCGTAACCAATGATGCTTTTAGAAAACATATTGAGATTGATGAAGGGTTGTCTAGAAGATTTGAGATTATAACTTTAGAGGAACCCTCAGAAGAAGATGCTTTAACTATGATTTCTGACACTATCGATAAGTATAAGAAACACCATAATCTAGATATCGACAATGATACTATAGAAGAAGCAATTCGGCTCTCTAAGAGGTTTAACAAAGAAAGAAGTTTGCCAGATTCAGCTATCGACCTTATAGACAGAACAATGTCTGCTACTCGTTATATGTTAGAAACTACAGTTGCTAAAGTTGAAAATGTAAAAAAAGACATTGAAGCTATTAAAAGCATTGAAAAAGAAGAAGACGAAAAAATATCGGATCTCAAATGGCAATGGGAAAATCTAAAACAAATTTTTAGTTATTTATTATTTGCGGATCTTGGTGATGATGACAATTTTGTCGGTATTGAAAAAACAGAAAATGGTATTAAAAAAATAGAAAATGTTCTTGAAATATTTTTAAACAAGGCCAGCATAAAGAAAGAAACCATTGACAAAAATGATATTTCTTCTACCATTGCAAATAAAACTGGTATTCCAGTAGGGAAACTTCAGGCAGACGAGAAAGAGCGTTTACTTACTATGGAAGATCATTTAAAAAAGCGAGTTATCGGCCAAGATCATGCTATTCAAACTATAACAGAAGCTATTCTCGAATCTCGATCCGGATTAAGTAAGCCTGGCTTACCAATTGGTTCATTCTTTTTTACAGGACCTACAGGAACAGGAAAAACAGAATTAGCAAAATCCTTGGCAGAGTTTTTATTTCAGACAGAAGAAGCTATTATTAGGTTTGATATGTCTGAGTTTAAAGAAGAACATTCTGCTGCATTACTATATGGAGCACCTCCAGGTTACGTTGGGTATGAAGAAGGTGGATTATTAGTTAATAAAATTAGACAAAAACCTTATTCTATAGTGCTCTTCGATGAAATCGAAAAAGCACATCCATCTGTATTTGATATTTTTCTACAAATTCTCGATGAAGGGAAATTAAATGATCGTTTAGGTAAAACCGGTGATTTTTCAAATGCTGTAATTTTATTCACTTCAAATATTGGAAGTGAACATGTAATAAAATCCTTTACAGCAGGGGAAATTCCTAAATCCACGGATCTTCTCGAAATAATGTCAAGGCATTTTAGGCCAGAATTTCTTGGAAGGCTTACAGAAATTATTCCTTTTTCTCCAATAACAAAAAATAACGTAGTTAAGATATTTGAAATTCAGATGAAAGATCTGTACAAAGCCCTTAATAAACAAGAGATAACTTTAGAGCTTACCGAAAAAGCAAAAGAATTCCTTGCTCATAAAGGGTTTACTCCAAAATATGGAGCAAGACCTTTAAGAGGAATTATACGAACAGAACTAAGATCATCATTATCAAAAAAAATAATTACAGGCAAAATTAGTAAAGGAAGTCTAGTACAATTAGACGTAAAAGAAGAAAAATTGATATGGAATTATAGTTAA
- the rlmH gene encoding 23S rRNA (pseudouridine(1915)-N(3))-methyltransferase RlmH gives MNIKLLAVGKTDDKQLNDLINNYIKRLQFYIKFSFEIIPDIKNVKNLSESQQKEKEGKLILNHVENSDVLVLLDENGKQYDSVLFSEVLQKHMNSGIKHLIFAIGGPYGFSPEVYNRANNKLSLSKMTFSHQMIRLFFVEQLYRGFTILRNEPYHHR, from the coding sequence ATGAATATTAAATTACTTGCCGTAGGAAAAACAGATGATAAACAACTCAATGATCTTATCAACAACTATATCAAAAGGTTACAGTTTTATATTAAATTCAGTTTTGAAATCATTCCAGATATTAAAAATGTTAAAAACTTAAGTGAATCTCAACAGAAAGAAAAAGAAGGTAAATTAATTCTCAATCATGTAGAAAATTCTGATGTGCTGGTATTACTAGACGAAAATGGAAAGCAATATGATTCTGTACTATTTTCTGAAGTATTGCAAAAACATATGAATAGCGGGATCAAGCATTTGATTTTTGCTATAGGAGGGCCTTATGGATTTAGTCCCGAAGTATATAATCGAGCTAACAACAAACTATCATTGTCCAAAATGACATTCTCACATCAGATGATTCGTTTATTTTTTGTAGAACAATTATATCGTGGATTTACCATATTAAGAAACGAACCTTACCATCACCGATAA
- a CDS encoding DUF4280 domain-containing protein, translating to MSSKIYVLDGALLECNQGFIPAKLLVTENQKVKIQGKFKATDMDVQVPQTFGQCKLKPTSGGYLPCIPGLQRWTKTTKTSTLGGSKKFLYEDSECMCATGGKVTIMQPMQINTAGSVQEQFKNIAMVIPGAMLGNDKAPKVIESYWMDEAGKKKVDEIKYGEKASIFVMTENMDPGKTVKITASEKNEKEIDGKKKKMIYSGTVQPDGTAKLELLETDKDWNKTAKKT from the coding sequence ATGAGTAGTAAAATATATGTATTAGACGGCGCGTTACTAGAGTGTAATCAAGGATTTATACCTGCTAAGCTTTTGGTAACAGAAAACCAAAAAGTAAAAATACAAGGTAAGTTTAAAGCCACCGATATGGATGTACAAGTGCCTCAGACTTTTGGACAGTGTAAGCTAAAACCAACCAGTGGAGGATACCTGCCTTGTATACCAGGATTACAGCGTTGGACAAAAACTACAAAAACATCAACTCTAGGCGGTAGTAAAAAATTCTTGTATGAGGATTCAGAATGTATGTGCGCTACAGGAGGTAAAGTAACTATTATGCAACCCATGCAAATCAATACGGCTGGTAGTGTACAAGAGCAATTTAAAAATATCGCGATGGTTATACCCGGTGCTATGCTGGGCAATGATAAAGCCCCAAAAGTAATAGAAAGCTATTGGATGGATGAAGCTGGAAAAAAGAAAGTAGACGAAATTAAGTACGGAGAGAAGGCTTCTATTTTTGTGATGACAGAAAATATGGATCCTGGTAAAACCGTAAAAATAACTGCATCAGAAAAAAATGAAAAAGAGATAGATGGTAAGAAGAAGAAAATGATCTATTCTGGTACAGTACAGCCAGATGGTACAGCTAAGTTAGAGCTACTAGAAACAGATAAGGACTGGAATAAAACTGCAAAAAAAACCTAA
- a CDS encoding toxin VasX, translated as MGRTRELTLQVEAEGRTFDFSDQQLKVTGIEEPNIKLHFLRYGVLENEPQKSHIKAKVKTESGQDRKDENDNLILEEVIITDPKLENFNTVRTGINQGYVYIIDENKLDEPIEFEVDEYGNFKSISWEKGGEGFPDVRITDGGNNTSGYYETEHESVVWAAYSTIQWSKEYYDSMISDEQKRKERMTKINANGFPLDTVQSTTDFYPYNDITVYFPSEKENQRKAIQQKINNIQQQEEKREKERNENPDQEHIEVITDMFITLGDPIGCALDMNEGISDRILDFKALVDAIQTGETKEQAYNRLLQGNLEGPKPEKEYQSLLSLALTCYLMIYNDKDSILEHDGGSPGWNLFDRHGLDPRPKTKTFYGKHTSHTLPNTSTIGYGLDYQKLEGILGIKERTALREDIKSFKEDYGAYLQTKGFKKVLDDYTDNLTERTIDGRGLMLELLDPITINTYDFDRHMLLKKEYKKTDEWIDWVYQLINEDCEEEFSNTEVTSKTPGYENLDPLYALLTPTLNLEKVVDKSRSISHKIAKVYKKKLGHHAKQAFVVKKVGRTMFRELADKQEFVVSKLNNNLTVFNETMFHIEDGEMRMRLHELGVEIDDEYIKQSNHVRVKGKHNYAGKKGNLLKRKPGFKNTKMQTEVLRAIHGSEGIEIIESVDDGGGKNRIGIRVRKKVNANQIKANAKNVKIAQLINGRAFNGVFAFLEFINLSAAFNNVYNEGTWKSRINFAGASVKITEAGLNLRKAHLNFKNPKDPRILKIGKNATRLSVIGGAFTAGMCFWESVEAMDKGDIDSGIALAGAGAAFALSTAAPYIFASASVAGPVGWIAAGIGVGLIIIATLLTDSELETFFKNFVLSDTKAFPKNEGDTPMVYSRKVLANKEDLVDDDYTETLMHPVDAEASLFDAIVCKQIAFAPIDAETQTFTSQRDSFGISTSSSISTASRFTASMVFSQFFNHPDQLEVYAYFYPKGVKNGEAIDMIVKKPVTINDPKGREALQVEFSIPDIHKNKIRLQSEVVFAGRLHVDKSQHLHFPYPLGGEERFLGAKIRVRSLSAGLYISSLKQNEAVNIAPLSHLKNPATW; from the coding sequence ATGGGAAGGACACGAGAACTAACATTACAGGTTGAAGCAGAAGGAAGAACTTTTGATTTTAGCGACCAGCAATTAAAAGTAACAGGAATTGAAGAACCTAATATAAAATTACATTTCCTTAGATATGGGGTTTTAGAGAACGAACCCCAAAAAAGCCATATAAAAGCAAAAGTAAAAACAGAAAGCGGTCAGGATCGAAAAGATGAAAACGATAATCTGATCCTAGAAGAAGTTATTATTACAGATCCTAAACTCGAAAATTTCAATACCGTAAGAACAGGAATCAATCAAGGATATGTCTACATTATTGATGAAAACAAATTAGACGAACCTATAGAATTTGAAGTTGATGAATATGGTAATTTTAAATCTATCTCGTGGGAAAAAGGAGGGGAAGGCTTTCCTGATGTTCGGATAACTGATGGGGGAAATAATACCAGCGGGTATTATGAAACTGAGCATGAATCTGTAGTTTGGGCTGCTTATTCTACTATACAATGGAGCAAGGAGTATTATGATAGCATGATAAGTGATGAGCAAAAGCGTAAAGAAAGAATGACCAAAATAAACGCAAACGGTTTTCCTCTAGATACGGTGCAAAGCACAACAGATTTTTACCCTTATAATGACATCACCGTTTATTTTCCTTCAGAAAAAGAAAATCAGCGTAAAGCGATACAGCAAAAGATAAATAACATACAACAACAAGAAGAAAAACGAGAAAAAGAAAGAAATGAGAATCCTGATCAAGAGCATATAGAGGTGATAACAGATATGTTCATCACTTTAGGTGATCCTATTGGCTGTGCTCTGGATATGAATGAAGGAATTTCTGATAGAATACTCGATTTTAAGGCATTAGTAGATGCCATACAAACAGGCGAAACCAAAGAACAAGCCTATAATAGACTGTTACAAGGTAATCTAGAAGGACCAAAACCAGAGAAAGAATACCAATCATTACTATCTCTAGCGTTAACTTGTTACTTAATGATTTATAATGACAAGGATTCTATATTAGAACATGATGGAGGATCACCAGGGTGGAATTTATTTGACCGACATGGATTAGATCCACGTCCTAAAACCAAAACGTTTTATGGTAAACATACATCTCACACATTGCCTAACACAAGCACAATTGGATATGGGCTGGACTACCAAAAATTAGAAGGAATACTTGGTATTAAAGAACGAACAGCGCTAAGAGAAGATATAAAAAGTTTTAAAGAAGATTATGGGGCTTATTTACAAACCAAAGGCTTTAAAAAGGTTTTGGATGATTATACCGATAATTTAACCGAGCGAACTATAGACGGTCGTGGATTGATGTTAGAACTCTTAGATCCTATTACCATTAATACATATGATTTTGACAGACATATGTTATTAAAAAAAGAATATAAGAAAACAGACGAATGGATCGATTGGGTATATCAACTAATTAATGAAGATTGTGAAGAAGAATTTTCTAATACCGAGGTAACAAGTAAAACTCCCGGGTACGAAAACCTTGATCCCTTATACGCTTTGCTTACACCGACCCTTAATCTAGAAAAAGTTGTTGATAAAAGTAGGAGTATTAGCCATAAAATTGCCAAAGTATACAAGAAAAAACTAGGGCACCATGCCAAACAAGCTTTTGTGGTTAAAAAAGTGGGTCGAACCATGTTTCGAGAACTAGCAGATAAACAAGAATTTGTGGTATCGAAGTTAAATAATAACCTAACAGTATTTAACGAAACCATGTTTCATATCGAAGATGGTGAGATGCGAATGCGATTACACGAACTGGGTGTAGAAATAGATGATGAGTATATAAAACAATCTAATCATGTACGGGTTAAAGGAAAACACAACTATGCTGGTAAAAAAGGAAACCTACTAAAACGTAAACCAGGTTTTAAAAACACCAAAATGCAAACCGAAGTATTAAGGGCAATACATGGTAGTGAAGGTATTGAGATCATAGAAAGTGTAGATGATGGGGGGGGTAAAAACAGAATTGGTATACGAGTTCGAAAAAAAGTAAATGCCAATCAAATAAAAGCAAATGCAAAAAATGTTAAAATAGCACAGCTAATTAATGGGCGTGCTTTTAATGGGGTGTTTGCATTTCTGGAATTTATTAATCTGTCCGCCGCTTTTAATAACGTTTACAATGAGGGAACATGGAAGAGTAGAATTAATTTTGCGGGTGCCAGTGTAAAAATTACTGAAGCGGGGCTAAATTTACGGAAAGCACACCTGAATTTTAAAAATCCTAAAGACCCAAGAATTTTAAAAATTGGAAAGAATGCAACTCGCTTAAGTGTTATTGGAGGTGCTTTTACTGCCGGGATGTGTTTTTGGGAAAGTGTTGAAGCTATGGACAAAGGAGATATAGATAGTGGGATTGCGCTTGCGGGTGCAGGTGCTGCATTTGCCTTGTCTACTGCAGCACCTTATATTTTTGCCTCAGCCTCGGTGGCAGGTCCTGTAGGATGGATTGCCGCAGGTATCGGAGTAGGATTAATTATTATTGCAACGTTGTTAACTGATAGTGAGTTGGAAACCTTCTTTAAAAACTTTGTATTAAGCGACACGAAAGCCTTTCCAAAAAACGAAGGGGATACCCCTATGGTATATAGTCGCAAAGTTTTGGCTAATAAAGAAGATTTAGTAGACGATGATTATACAGAAACATTAATGCATCCGGTGGATGCTGAGGCTAGTTTGTTTGATGCTATTGTCTGTAAACAAATTGCTTTTGCTCCTATAGATGCCGAAACACAAACCTTTACTAGTCAGCGTGATTCCTTTGGGATAAGTACAAGTAGTTCTATATCTACCGCATCTCGTTTTACAGCAAGTATGGTGTTTAGTCAGTTTTTTAATCATCCAGATCAGTTAGAAGTATATGCATATTTTTATCCTAAAGGAGTAAAAAATGGAGAAGCAATTGATATGATTGTAAAAAAACCTGTTACAATAAATGATCCCAAAGGTCGCGAAGCGTTACAAGTAGAGTTTTCGATACCCGATATACATAAAAATAAAATTCGTTTACAATCAGAAGTGGTATTTGCAGGACGTTTACACGTAGATAAAAGTCAACATCTTCATTTCCCCTATCCGTTAGGTGGCGAAGAACGTTTTTTAGGAGCTAAAATACGTGTAAGAAGTCTAAGTGCCGGTTTATATATTAGTAGTTTAAAACAAAATGAAGCAGTAAACATCGCCCCTTTAAGCCACCTTAAAAACCCGGCGACATGGTAG